The segment GGGCCCGCTCGATGCCGCGTTCTGGAAGGCCGACCCGATGTCCTGGGCGAGAAGAGTCGTCATTCTGCGGCTACCCGTTCGACGACGGGAAGGAGATCGTCGGTGAGCAAGGCGCGCATGAAGACCGCGGCCACGCGGTGCTGACGGTCGAGTACCAGCGTCGAAGGGATCACGCTGGTCGGGTAGTTCCCGCCGAGAGCGATCAGGGTCCGCATCGAAGGGTCGTAGATCGAGGGGTAGGAGACGTCGTTGTCGACCACGAAGTCCTGCGCTTTGTCCTTCTGTGGATCTCTGACGTTGAGGCCGAGGAACTGCACGCCGCGCTCGCGGGTGGTCTCGTAGACCTCTTCGAGGTCGTCGGCTTCGCCGCGGCAGGGGCCACACCACTGACCCCAGAGATTGATCACCACCACCTTGCCGTCGTAGTCCGACAGAGCGGTCGTCTTGCCTTCCTCCATCAGATCGGGGCCGGCGAGTTCGCCTATGGTACCGCGTGTTTCGGGGGGATCGTAGACGATGTCGGTTCGACCGCCGGGGGCGACGAAGTCGAAGCTACCTCCCGTGGATGCAGCCTGTGCGCCGTCGGAGCATCCGGAGATCAGTAGTACGACGGCAAGAATCGATCCAATTGCCGCGGTGGGCGTGGAGCCTTGACGGCGCGCACCGACCCACGCAGGGAAAAAACGTGTCATGAGGTGAAATCCTTTACTGCAGTGCGGATCTGGTCTGTCGTCTCGAACACTGTCGGGTCGGTGACGCGCTCGATCGTTCCGTCCGGGTGGAGGAAAAAGCTCAGGGGAAGGACCGGCGGTGCCGAGAGCGCGTCCAGGACGCTGCCGCCGTCGATGTAGTTCGGATAGCGGACGCCCAGTTGCGTGAGCAGCGCGGCCGCGTCCTCGGGTCGGTCCTCGACGTCGATTCCGATGACTGGGATCGCGTCGGGTTCTGCGGCGTAGGCATCGAGTACGGGCATCTCGGTGCGGCACGGGCCGCACCAGGATGCCCACAGGTTGATCAGCGTCGCCTCGCTGCCGAGAACATCGGCGAGATCGACATAGCTGTCGCTGCCGATGCAGCGCGCTATCACTCCCGCCAGCGGACCGCCTTCGCGCGGTACCGGCGGCGGACACAGCGGTAGCGCTGTTGCTCGTGCCGCGTCATCCGGCGGGCGGGACAATGTGGGTTCGGGTCCGACCGGAGCGACATTGTTGGCGATGACGTCGGACGGGCCGCCCTCGACGCCACCGGAGCGGGGCCACAGTGCGACGATCGATGCAACGACAACGACGAGCATGACGATCGACCAGCCGCGCGTCATCGCCGTGACCTTCTTTCTCGAGAGGGCGGCAGAGGGGCGAACGGTACGTCGCGGATCATAGGAGCGTGGACCAGTACGACCAGAAACGCTGCGCGATCAGGGCGATGAGGACGAGAAACCACACGGTCAGCGGAATCGAGTGATTGCGAATCACCGAGTCAAGCCATACCCGAAACCATTGCCGAAGAGCGGATTTCGACCTGGCGCGGTCGAGGTTGCGCAGCGTGACGTACCAGAAGATCGGTACGGTGACCGCCCACACCGCCATGCAGTAGGGGCACAGGGCGCCGATCTCGTACAGGCTCTGCACGATCAGCCAGTGCACGAAGACTGCGGCAGCAGTGACACCGACCTGCACTGCGCCCCAGAACCACTGCGCGAACATCGCACCGGCGAGAAGGGCGGCACCCACTGCTGCCACGACGGCGAAGCCTGCGATCCCGAGGAGGGAATTGGGAAATCCGAACGCAGACGCCTGCGGGGTGTCCATCACCGATCCGCAGTTGAGCACCGGGTTGATGCTGCAGGTCGGGGCGTAGGCGGGGTCGAGCGCAAGAGCGAACTTTTCTACCGTGAGCACGAACGCGGCGGTCAGGCCGATCAGGCCGCCCACCAGCAGCAGCCAGGGCAGGCTCCGGCCGAACGATCCACCTTGTCGGGTCTCGTTCGCTGGGAGGTCAGCCGAGTGCAGCGTCGAGGGCATCGGCGAGGTCTCCGTACGTGGTCGGTTCGATCTTGGTGCCGTTGAGGAAGAACGTCGGGGTGCCCTGCACGCCGAGCGCGATCCCGTCCGCGACGTCGGCCTCGATGCGCGCGAGCGTCGCAGGGTCGGTGTAAGCGGCATCGAAGGCGCTCATGTCGAGCCCTTGCTCGACGGCGAAGCTGCGGAACAACTCGTCCTGCGGAACCTGCTGTTCGCCCCACTGCGCCTGCGTTTCGTACATGCGCTGATACATCGCCTCGAATCCGCCCTGCTGGGCCGCGGCCTCGACTGCGCGTGCGGCTCGTTCGGCATTGAAGTGGGAGGCGATCGGAAAGTAGCGGGCCACGAAGCTCACCCGGTCGCCGTACTCTTCACGCAATTGCTCGATCGCCGGGTAGGCCGATCGGCAGGCCTCGCACTCGAAGTCGAGGAACTCCACGAACGTGACCCGGCCGTCGGGCACCGAGTTCAACCGATGACTGTTCTCGCGCACCGCAATCGAGGCAGGGTCGGTCGCGGCCTGCTCGGCGGCGGCAGCATCCGGAGACCCCGATCGATCCACCACCAGAAATACAGCCAACGCGGCGGCGAACACGATCACCAGGGACAAGGAAATCTTCAACGCTCGGCTCATACAACTACCTTCTCGATTCGTTCGGATTGATCAATGGGCCCGATATGGGCGTTTCGACTCGTTATGACACTAACAATCGTACGAACGTTGACTAAAGGACCTTCCCTAACGATCGCATGATTGTTAGATTGTGCCCATGGCCTTGGAACCTCTGGACTCGTGCGATTTGTTGTGTATGGACCTCCCTCACGCCGAGAGGGTTCGCGCTACTCTGCCCGCGCTCGGCGATATCGAACCGGTCGCCGACGCTGCCCGAGCATTCGGCGACCCCACCCGACTGACCATCGCGCTCGCGTTGAACGCCGGCGGGCAGATGTGTGGCTGCGACATCGCGTGGATCGTGGGACAGAGCCAGAAGCTGGTCTCCCACCATCTCCGCAAACTCAAAGCCGCGGACGCCGTCACATCGAACAGAGAGGGAAAGTTGGTCATGTATTCGCTCACCGACCGCGGCACCCGACTGCTCGCGACACTGACCGAGGTACTGCCCACCGCCTCGGCCACCGCCGAAGTCACCGGGGTCGATCATGGCTGACGCGTGCTGCGGACCTACCCCGGCAGCGCCGACCACCGAATCCACTGCTGACGGTGCGGGCACGGGAGGTCCGGCTCCGACCGATGCACTCCCGGGGTTG is part of the Rhodococcus sp. SBT000017 genome and harbors:
- a CDS encoding TlpA disulfide reductase family protein, with the translated sequence MTRFFPAWVGARRQGSTPTAAIGSILAVVLLISGCSDGAQAASTGGSFDFVAPGGRTDIVYDPPETRGTIGELAGPDLMEEGKTTALSDYDGKVVVINLWGQWCGPCRGEADDLEEVYETTRERGVQFLGLNVRDPQKDKAQDFVVDNDVSYPSIYDPSMRTLIALGGNYPTSVIPSTLVLDRQHRVAAVFMRALLTDDLLPVVERVAAE
- a CDS encoding TlpA disulfide reductase family protein; the protein is MTRGWSIVMLVVVVASIVALWPRSGGVEGGPSDVIANNVAPVGPEPTLSRPPDDAARATALPLCPPPVPREGGPLAGVIARCIGSDSYVDLADVLGSEATLINLWASWCGPCRTEMPVLDAYAAEPDAIPVIGIDVEDRPEDAAALLTQLGVRYPNYIDGGSVLDALSAPPVLPLSFFLHPDGTIERVTDPTVFETTDQIRTAVKDFTS
- a CDS encoding vitamin K epoxide reductase family protein, with the translated sequence MPSTLHSADLPANETRQGGSFGRSLPWLLLVGGLIGLTAAFVLTVEKFALALDPAYAPTCSINPVLNCGSVMDTPQASAFGFPNSLLGIAGFAVVAAVGAALLAGAMFAQWFWGAVQVGVTAAAVFVHWLIVQSLYEIGALCPYCMAVWAVTVPIFWYVTLRNLDRARSKSALRQWFRVWLDSVIRNHSIPLTVWFLVLIALIAQRFWSYWSTLL
- a CDS encoding thioredoxin domain-containing protein, which gives rise to MSRALKISLSLVIVFAAALAVFLVVDRSGSPDAAAAEQAATDPASIAVRENSHRLNSVPDGRVTFVEFLDFECEACRSAYPAIEQLREEYGDRVSFVARYFPIASHFNAERAARAVEAAAQQGGFEAMYQRMYETQAQWGEQQVPQDELFRSFAVEQGLDMSAFDAAYTDPATLARIEADVADGIALGVQGTPTFFLNGTKIEPTTYGDLADALDAALG
- a CDS encoding metalloregulator ArsR/SmtB family transcription factor — its product is MALEPLDSCDLLCMDLPHAERVRATLPALGDIEPVADAARAFGDPTRLTIALALNAGGQMCGCDIAWIVGQSQKLVSHHLRKLKAADAVTSNREGKLVMYSLTDRGTRLLATLTEVLPTASATAEVTGVDHG